The DNA segment TATAAACTAATGAATCCAGAGCCtgtgcctgggttcaaatcccagttctATCTCTGACTAGGAAATTGTCTTAGGAgtcatttaaaagaaatgcaactgcttcttcatttataaaacaaatagcCTTATAAGATCatggtgaggggctggagagatggctcagaggttaagagcactggctgttcttccagaggtcctgagttcaattcccagcaaccacatggtggctcacaaccatctgtaatgagatctggcaccctcttctggcctgaagggatatatgaaagcagaagcagaacactgtatacataataaataaatctttttttaaaaaaaaaaagatatgaaaaaaaagaaaaaaaaaaggtcatggtgagaaagaaaatcaagtggaaaacaaagacaaagcctGTAGCATAGTGCCAAATACTTGTTAAACACCCTGCTAAAAGCAGCTATTATCATCATATATATTATTTCTCTAGCAGCGGTCTACTTTATCTCACCTCCTAATagtcctcttctgaactccaccaCTACTTTATACCTCTCCAGCTTACCTGAGGCCATGCTGTGTATACTTAATACAGGCTGCttagtatgcacaaggccctggctttgatccccagcacagaaagaaggaaacaatgaGTAAGACAGAAACTCTCAGGCAAACATGGGTAGAATAAACTTTCCTTCCCCACTGCATTCAAGGTAGAGCATAACAATTTACCCCAAAGTGCTTCACCTAGTTCTTAATTCTGTTCTAAAGTACAGAAAATTTCAACATTCCACTACTCAAAGCTTGGTACAAGAGGTAGGAAGAAATATGGGCTCAAATTGGGCTAGATAGGGGCGGGAGGTCTCAGGTGAGCCATTATTTCCCTGGACTCTGTCTTTTCACAGACCTGATATGCCACATGTCTCTCACTTCTTCATGTCAGCTTGACTACTTACTTTTAGGACACAGAAGGTACCCAGCTTTGAATTTACTAGATGCCACTCAGGGTCCCCACTTACTATACCAGAGCCTAGCTTCTACTGGCTCTGGTATAAGCAAGAGAGATAAGAACCCCACAATCCACTTCAAAGGCATGGCCCTAATGACCTAATAGCCTCCCAGCATATCTCATTCTGTATAGGTTCCACTACCTTCCAATAACACCATGGGTGGGGACCATGCCCCTAATACAGGAACTTTTGAGGAATATTTAAGAATCACTTTTTGCAAAGAGTATGGAGGGACATGAAGTCAAGAAGGTTAGTAGGGGTGAAACTTGGCAGGAGGCTTCAATGGGCTTTATTCTCTAAACGGAAGGTTATAAGCAGGGCACTGACCTGACCAGAGCTGTTCACTGCAAGACTGACTTGGTGGAGCAGGTGTGTATGTTGGTAGAGGGTATATAGGTAAATAACAGGAAATTAAGAAACTACTTACCAACTTGCTGATAGACTAAGGTTCACTGAATACCTAACATGTATTCCTCCCTGCTCCAGGTACTGGAGTGCCAGCAGTGAACAAAAGATGCTTGCCCCATGTGTGCCCACCTTCTAGTGAggtaacaaagaacaaaaacattaaatttaCAGTGACTTAGGAAGTGCAGGTGCTACTATAAAAATAGAGCAAGATGAGGGGCTTGTGTGCAAAATGAATAGGGTGCTTAGAGTAATCTTTCTGAGAAGGTGACAATGGCTGAAGAACTGGAGGGGAAAGATGCAGGTCTAGTCTACAAAAGGGCCAGGTGAAGTGAAAGTTCAGTGAAAGGTGGGAGGTATGTAGGAGGTATGTAGTTCTGGAAGGAGTTAATGGGAGGAGTGGacagtgaatatgatcaaatactTGCTAGTGCTTGgtgcagtggtagtgcatgcatttaatcccagcactcaagaggcagaggcaggcagatctctgtgagtttggccagactggtctacagagtgagttccaggacagccagggctacatagtgagatcctctctcaaaacaaTGATGACAAaacactgtatgtatatgtgagaaaattctcaaagaattaatattatattttttaaaaagttcatggGCCTGGGTAAGGCCAATGCAGAAGAAAGTATCAATCACAAAACCAGTATCCTGGGTGGGAGGGAGCTAGGGGTAAGGAGGTGGGTACCAGTGTGGGATGAGGGGAGAAGTTGCATGCCAGGAATTATAGGCTTCTTTGAGAACTCCAGCTCATACTGctgaggaagggctggggaggagcagagagaaaagaaaggacactTCAAGGACAGAACTGAGAGAACCCAGGGGCTGGATATGGGGGATTGCTGCTGGAGGGAATAGAGGAGTCAAATGGGTCACAAAAGTTTTGAATCTGGTTCATGGGTCCAAGGAAAGAGGGCAAAGGGCCTACATTAAATTTATGGGTTGCTGTTAAGTCTCTGGCCTTTCTCAGTTTGAGAGACTGATACCATGTCCTTAATGTCCCCAAACTAATATCCTATGCCTTGAAGGGAAGCAGGAAGCACTGCTGAGGCTGACCTCGGAACACCATTACTCCTGGCATAGTTCCAGGTAACTCCACCCCCCTGCTCACATTCCTCTCACTTCTCTACGCACCCCACCATTTCCAAAATTCCCATGGCTTTGCTCATTCAGGGAGTCTCATTCAGGAATGCTCCTTCCCAAGAGACTTGAATGTCTGCACGTCTAACGGGGCACATTTTGATGACTTTTCTAAAACCAGAAACTCCCCAGCTTATCATCCTGAGAGCTAAAGTGATTCTTGTAGAGCTAAGTTCACAAAGCTTCGCTCGAATTCTGTTTCTAAGCTCCAGCTCCGTGAACCGCTGACACAACGCTCGGCATGCCCTTTTTAGGCCGCAGCTGCCCCATTCAGAGTCACCCCTCCACACAGTTAGGTCAAATCTTTCCTGGCCCCCAGATGCTCTGTATCCCCAACTCGAGTTTTAGAACGTCCCACCCATCCCCTCGCACTTCCTCCCAGTTCTGTCGCCCACAAGCAGCGGCCGCCAAGGGCAAGGCCGCAGCTCTTACCCGGTTTAGACAATCTTGCGGTTGACTTCAGCTTGCTAGCAACCTGCAAACCACGAAATTCAACCCGAGACTGTCACCCTTTTCTATGGAGAGGTATGAGCCCATGATCAGCCGAGCTTCCTTCATCATGTTGATTGGTCTAGCTCTGCTCGGCGCAGCCAATTGAAGCTCGCAGCGCGATTTTGTCCAATGAAGCCAGTCCTTACAACCGCCGCACTGCCCTCTTACCTTGGGGCGGGTCTAGCTAGATTAGCccctcctgcttcttctgcaaACCTATGGGAAGCCGGTGTCGCGCGCGCGGAGCGGTGGGAAAGGCGCCGAGGCTGCGAGTACTTCGTTGCCTTAACTACAGGTCGCAGAGGAGTCCATTTGGCGATGGTAAGTACAGGGAGTTCCATGGACCTTACGCGGCGCCCCCGAGCCCTTCCTAGGCCTCATTGAGGCCCTACAACCTTTCCTGCATGGTTCTTCACGGTGATGCATTAGTTCTTTCTTAGAACTCTATGCAGGAAGGGTAGGAAAGTGTAGCTGCCCGCAGTTAGCTTGCCTGCGCTTAACCactgctccctccccacccccagtcactTTCAATCACCCCTAACCTGCCTCTCGACCTCTGCTGGTTTTCCTGGAACTGCAGGTGATCATTCTGTTGCAAGGAACACTTAGGCTTCCCACAGACCCTGGCCTCAGTCAGACTCAGGCCTCCtggccactgccacctggctaaaGTTTATGCATTAGTGCTAAGAGGTTTACTGTGTTCTGATGGCTTTCAGCAGATGCTTTGAGCTTCGCAGACAAGGCACGCAAATACCAAATGGATTGgttcttattattttttcctgCAAAGTTATCTTAGTAACTTTACATTTGGCCAAATTTAGGAAAAATTAATCGGAGGAACAGAGTTCATGAGAGCTAGCACCATAAGTAGATGTTTTAAGTACATTTCTAGAACTCAGATCCTCGGATTCAGGGACAGTTGATATCTGTTAAGTATCCATAATTGGTTTTTCAGCTAGCTCTCTTTCAGGATGAAGAATAAGGGATTCCCTGGCTTCTAAAatcaatagttaaaaaaaaagagtcagaggtTCATGGAAAGATTAATTGTTCTTTCCAGCAAACTTTGTTATCTCTCAATTTATTAGACAGATCTTTAGAAGCGATTGGTATAAACTTTTTCTGTTAATTATCAGCTGTCTGAGTTAATAGTGGCATTAGAACAGGGAGGGATCATTTTCATCTTTGGTAATGAAAACTGAAGCcacaccatgtttttttttaattgaatatacAATATGGAAATTTGTGACAGTCTATTCATAATAAAATGATAAGCTTGTTCCTTACAAACAGATATGGTCTCACTTTTGCTGTTTATTAGCTTTGGAAAAGGAGAAAATTCAAGCATGTTGAATCTTTAGGTAAAAATGATAGTCTCATTCAaagagggtttattttttttcctttttgatttttcgagacaagatttctctgtgtagttttggcacctgtcctggatcttgctttgtagatcaggctggactcgaaatcacagagatgggcctggctctgcctcctgagtgccggggattaaagttgtgcaccaccaccactgcccagcttaccaATTCAAAGAGTTTTTActgttgtttctttatttttaaaattttgatttaagaaattttgatttaaaaaatttactttcCTAAAGTGACATGATGATTAAAGGTACATAAACTTTCTGTAGCATAAACTTTAAGACAGTGGAAGTTCAGTTATATCCTCTGATGAAAAACTGGTCATGTTAACACCAgaaattcatatatgtatattcacttGCTCAATGTTGATCTGTACAGGAACAAGGAGGAAAATGgtaataagttattttaaaacaaaaagtccCTTCAAGCTGGTGGCTCCCCAATGAAATATAGTTGTTTTTAATAATGTGATATTTCACATTATTAATAGAAATGATGTTTTAATTTACAGTTATGGTAGAAGACAACCATATTTAATTACTGTATTgctgattttctattttttacaATGTGGtggtaaaaactaaaatatatttattaaaacagttgtaaattgaaagatttttcttcacagaggattttttttcagagttggGGTTAATTTTACTTCAGCTTTTACACTTGTTATTTGTGTGGGGGAGAAGGAGAGCATGACTTAGGCtgagcatggaggtcagagaacaacttggaagagttgtttctccttttctaccatgtaggtcctgggttcccactcaggttgtcaagcttgacAGCAAGACATCTCACCAGCTTACAGAAGTTTATGTAATGTCATATGTGCATTACTCAGAATGGAGCATAAATGAAATAGATATGGGTATCTACAACtgtcataaataaaatatggactgtggcttataatactGTGCTTCTGTATTTGTATAATGTCTGAAGGCCTCTAATTTTAAGAAGACAAACATGACATCGAGTAGCCAGAGAAAAAGAATGAGCCCTAAGCCTGAATTGACTGAAGAACAGAAACAGGAGATCCGGGAAGCTTTTGATCTTTTTGATGCTGATGGAACTGGAACTATAGACATCAAGGAACTAAAGGCAAGCTCTCCACATTCCTGCTTTGCCACCTTGTGTTTCCCTGTTGCTTGTCTTTTATCTGtcacctttctcctttctccctgtaaAAAGTAACAGAAAAAGGTACCCTGTGTATATTTTACCTGAAACAATGATCTAATTGATAAAGTTGATTACAATTATAAATTAAATCAGCATTACAGTGCTACCTGatcatttttcatcattttatgaGGTGTTAGGTTAATATCCTCAACAGTCATTTTTGCTTCTACATCATTTACGTGTGTTTATTTAGATGATCTTGTTTTCATTGTAGGTTGCAATGAGGGCGCTGGGCTTTGAacccaagaaagaagaaatcaagaagatGATAAGTGAAATTGATAAGGAAGGGACAGGAAAAATGAACTTTAGTGACTTTTTGACAGTGATGACTCAGAAAATGGTAAGTTAGTTGAGATAATGAGCATACTTTCTATCCATAATGGTAGATACATGGGAATCTAGACATAAAAAGAACTTCATTCAATAAACTCTATACCATTCACATGGTTGaggattatatttttaattgaaaggaTTCCTAGGTTtcatttagctttcttttttttctttttcttttttttaaagatttatttatttatttatttattatgtatacagtgttctgcttctgcttgcataaatcccttcaggccagaagagggtgccagatctcattacagatggttgtgagctaccatgtggttgctgggaattgaactcatgacctctggaagaacagccagtgctcttaacctctgagccatctctccagcccctcatttagCTTTCTTTAAGGTCATAGCATTacagaaattattttatcttGTCTCATATAGCCACATGATAATCACAAGCAGTAAAAACCTGTTAACACAGATTTTTCAAATgcttctcattttaattttttactttaatagtattaaaaattaaattagcatACAATAAATCAGGTATCGTGGCATTTTCAGATAAATGCTTCTCATTTTGACAATTCAGTATATACAATTGGAGGCACAAGAATTTTGAGCTTTGGAAATGATAAGTTGTTTTGGTACTTCTAAAGTTTCTTTCATCCATCCGTAGTTTTTCAGATCCTTTTAGCAGGTCCAAAGGTTTGAGAGAACATGAACATGTCACCCGAATCAGACCATCTTTACTCTTTTATTGGCCTTCTGGCTTGTTGGTCTGGCTCACCTTCTCTCAGTATACCTGGAGAAAGGTAACCCCTTTCAGGTTCCTCAAGGTGTTTCCCAGGGCACAGGCCATACCTCTTTAACAGTTGATTTGCTTTGAAATCACCATACCtacattgtgtgtgagtgtgagtgtgtgtgtgtgtgtgtgcgcacacacgtgcgtgtgcgtgcgcgcgcaccttcgtgcatatgcatgtgtgtattgatTTAAGAAATCAGGAAGCTTGGTATTCTGCAACCACTTAGCAAATCTAATTCACATTTAACACTGGCTCCTAGATTGTTCTTCCTAAGGTTTATCTCCAGTTATAGCTCCTGGCAAGAACCTTCCTGAAATATTTAAGGTTTGaatgtttttgaaaattttactCTCTTTTTTGATGGAGTACTCAGGGCCCCAGTAATTCTTTGAAGTCCAGTGTGCAAAatgcctctttcttcctccaccctTATCAGTATATCTCTGTCTTCTGTTAGCATAAACAATGTATTTTCTCTATTTATAACCCTACTTACTGCTTCTGTATTTCAAAAATGAATCTAGAATCTCCTTGGTTTGTACAGTGTTTTAGATTTCCTTTGTAAAATTACATTTCCTTTGTAACCCCTGAGTTTATGTTAAGTTTACTGACTTTGTCGTCTTTTTCTACAATGGGTCATACTTGTTTTTCTGTGACTGAGGGCATATATCACAATGGCTATCACCAGGACCATGTGGGATGGGGCCAGGGATTTAATCTAAGAAGATATTTTCCACTCTTGGCTTTAGAAGTGGGGAAAGTTCTGAACAGGACAAAGTACAAGCGGGGCAATCAGTATATATACCTAGTAATACCCAATGCTGGGTGTTGGAAAGATGAGCCCCAGCTTACTTCAGAAGTTGTTGTCTTCTGCCTGCAAAAACTGTCCAGCATCACCAGGAGTCTATCCTCCCTACATGATTCATTAGCTCCTTAAACCAGTGCTTATGCTCATTTATCAGGACTTCTTGGCTTTTCCACAAGCTGCGTCTTTTCCTACTGATTCTGAGCTGATTATGAAATAGATGATGAGATAGGAAATAGGCAGGGAATACATTCCACCGTGGACCAGAGAACCTGGCTTGCCTGACTTCCTAACATGGCTCAGTCAGGTTATTGGAGAcaaaagtgtagcatgaatcttaaaagttcttattaataaaatcaaacccgaggccagttattggggtgaacactggaagatcagagagacagaacaaaccatagctacctcacctcgctggatcctcagctggtcttgcttcctcagactggaggcctctaagtcctcatccagaatgggtctcagctgaattgctgctcaaaagcctaaatgcttaaccagaccaaatgcttaaccagccaaaatgcttaaccagccaaatgcttaaccagccaaatgcttctagtttctggtcctcacgccttatatacctttctgctttctaccatcattccctgggattaaaggcttgctttctgggattaaaggtgtgtgtcaccatgcttaactgtatccttgaacagagggatttctgcctctggaatgctagggttaaaggcatgtgctaccactgcctgtcctgatgtttaatattgtggctgttctgtctctgaccccaggtaagtttattagggtgcacaatatttcgggaaacaaaataccaccacatttccccttttttgtctaaaatttaaaaaaagcttacaactaatacaagaaaaactatccaataagtatatacaatgtatacagtcaagaattacattaacgatgtcgagtccattaacatttgacagattcagataaaaaactccattatatatataaaacaatgtccagtccagtaacatttgataaactcagacaagaAATTTTCATTActcatcttatttaaaacaagtagttcctttttaaaagtagattccataatttccctttttatcttatatccatattctctctattttcttttcataatagattcagtagtctaccttttgtcatttttatatcttccccttttccttcagtgtagattcagtgatctacctatttatcctattatttctttatcttttttctcagagtagattcgatgatatatttcatatctatattctctttttctttttgctttctaggggtgaagatatctttagggaatcttgaaaagaaaatttttgggttaattgtcaagtcctgtatcatttgtccagtctctgcataataggaaagttcagggcttgtcacaagtccttgttcaagtagtctgtcagactgatcatctcagctagtcatcttgaaattgtcctgaccagtttgtagtccaaagttgatatttctgtggtgttaatcagcttaatggctttaccatagtccatgtggaatcatcgttgtaggatcctgtcatcttttttgaagatttcaaagtcactgttaggcgtggtcatggttccctgcagacttttttttttccctcttctgtggtttggagcaatcacagtctgataaatgtctgtctcttggaaccatgaatgttctttcctagaagagaatatcctcacagcaatttctccccaccatttgtcttgccaaacttttccaaactgacctttgcaaatgctttcttgtaacacgatggtcctggcaattgttctctgaaccaGCAACAGTAAACCTTTTGTCCCAGGTAGCaacatcaccgcagtcaccaacatgatgagaaggagccagcaactcggagcagcagtcactgcctccatggtcccaccactgtttgtggttcggTCCTGGCCGAAGCTTCTcctaggttggccttaaactcgggatcctcttgcctctgcctccttcagcaaatccaaccagcgtgcaccaccacaaccggccGAGTATAgctcgggcctgagctggggtCCACAAGGcccacaggcaagtagctttttcgaGAATTAGTACCAcgaatgttgggcgccagatgtagatgtaaccaaccatcttattaaatacgaaacacagagccaatacagtgaTGAAAGtaaagaggtcagagcaatagctaagagctaaaaaccttacccttcctctcacttcggagaggtaggaccaccacgagaggaagggtaaggtttttagctcttagctattgctctgatctcttggctttcatctctgtattggctctgtgtttcttatttaataagatggttggttagaTCTACACAAAAGGATGACCAAGAAGTGGTAAGGCTGCAGGATATGAGTAACTATCTGTTTTATATTCTGCTAAAGTCCGAGAAAGACACCAAAGAAGAAATCCTGAAAGCTTTCAAGCTCTTCGATGATGATGAAACTGGGAAAATATCATTCAAAAATCTGAAGCGTGTGGCCAAGGAGCTAGGCGAGAACTTGACTGATGAGGAGCTGCAGGTGAGTAATGCCTTAGTCAGAAACTCAACCCCCAACCTTTGAGCCCCCTGGCTTTCCCAGCTTCTGTTTTCTCTACCAGGACAACTTCTTTGAAGGGAAGCTAGTATTCCTTATGCTTCTGGTGATAATTTAATGCCCATGGACCATGCTTCTGGAATACACATGTACAGTTGAACTTACTCTTTTGGGATTCAGGTTTCAGGGTTACATTCTAACTCCTTTTCAATTGATACATTTGACAATATGTGTGATTTGGTTTTCAAATAACTATCACAAAAAGTGACACACTCACATTAGATAGACTACAGTTGTCTTTCCTCATAGCATTATTTGAGGTTTCTTGTCTAGTCACTTTTTAGTTTAGTTTGTGACTTAATCTAAGATGAACCCTTACTGCCGTGCAGGAAATGATTGATGAAGCTGATCGAGATGGAGATGGCGAGGTCAATGAGCAAGAGTTCCTGCGCATCATGAAGAAGACCAGTCTCTATTAAGaccagtgtttcttttttttactgcAAACACATGTGACTAGATTTAGTGCCTGCCATTTTGTGAAATATGGCTTTTGAgaattcccctcccccaacctctggGGTAACTAGCCATGACCTTGAATCTATTTTTGACTTTTGGAAGTTTCTTTGATATTAAGTTCTTTGTACATTTACCTGATGACTAACTCAACAGGACAGAACAAGAGCACATAGTGGGGAAAGGGTCTGAAAGTGAGACTACAGCCACTCCACCTTCCATTACTTCACATTGCTCATACATTTCACACAGCTGCAAACACACAGTGGCTTCTTAGATGTCCATGTGTCCACCTCACCATAAGCCGTGGTTGTTCTAAAATTGTTCTAGTTTTTAGTTGACACCAGAGTGTAGTTTCTTTCCTCTCATAAAACCCAACAAATGCTTGCTGTGTCATTTGGATGTGTGTtaatgcatttgttttgttttaaaaataaaacctttcttaaTTTAAACTCTCATTCTTTAAAGGAtgactattttttctttaactgtgAGTCCATCTTATAAACAATTGTATTGAGGGCAGCCTGGTAGATATATAAAATTTGCCATCAGCCTATGGACAAAAAGGGAAATAATTCTTTGCTACTTTTCTGCCATGAATTGTTTCTTGCTTTCAAAACTTGTGAGTTTTTACAACTGGTAGAATTTCCATATGACCTAAGCCTAAATGATGCCCTAAAAGTGGTTCCGGCAA comes from the Peromyscus maniculatus bairdii isolate BWxNUB_F1_BW_parent chromosome X, HU_Pman_BW_mat_3.1, whole genome shotgun sequence genome and includes:
- the Cetn2 gene encoding centrin-2, which gives rise to MKPVLTTAALPSYLGAGLARLAPPASSANLWEAGVARAERWERRRGCEYFVALTTGRRGVHLAMASNFKKTNMTSSSQRKRMSPKPELTEEQKQEIREAFDLFDADGTGTIDIKELKVAMRALGFEPKKEEIKKMISEIDKEGTGKMNFSDFLTVMTQKMSEKDTKEEILKAFKLFDDDETGKISFKNLKRVAKELGENLTDEELQEMIDEADRDGDGEVNEQEFLRIMKKTSLY